A segment of the Streptomyces sp. NBC_01235 genome:
TCGGCCCGGTCGCCCATCCACACCGTCGAGTCGACCAGCACGAAGGCGAGGACCCCGCGGTCGAGCGCGGCGGGGTCGACGTCGACCGTCGTGGCCCGGATGACCCCTTGTTCGCGCAGCTTGCGCACGCGCTCGTGCGCGGCGCCCGCCGACAGGCCGACCGCCCTGCCCAGAGCGGCGTACGACCGGGTGGCGTCACGCTGGAGCAGGGCGATCAGCCGACGGTCGATGTCATCCACTGACTTCATGTGCAAACCATACCTGGTTCGGTCAACTGCGTGTTACGTTGAACGAAATCCTGTCCCCACCTCTTGGGAGGACGCCATGTCCGCCGACGGCCTGTACGAGATCCTGGACGACCGCTTCCGTACCGGACGCTGTGCGAACGGCGACAGCCGGTTGGAGGTCCTGTACGACGGATGCCGCTGGGCCGAGGGGCCGCTGTACCTCCCCGCCTGGCGCCAGTTGCTGTGGAGCGACATCCCCAACGACCGCATCCTGCGCTGGGACGAGGCCACCGGCGCGGTCGGCGTCTTCCGCACCCCGGCCGGCTACAGCAACGGCAACACCCTCGACCGGCAGGGCCGCCTGGTCACCTGCGAGCAGGGCAACCGCCGCGTCACCCGTACCGAGCCGGACGGGACCGTGACCGTCCTCGCCGATCGGTACGACGGCAAGCGTCTCAACAGTCCGAACGACTCCGTCGTGGGCCCCGACGGCACGATCTGGTTCTCCGACCCGGACTTCGGCATCGTCAGCGACTACGAGGGCCATCGCGCCGAGTCCGAGATCGGCGCGTGCAACGTGTACCGGATCGACCCCGCGACGGGGGACGTGCACCTCGCCGCCGACGGGTTCGAGGGACCCAACGGCGTCATCCTGTCCCCTGACGGCAAGCGTCTGTACGTCTCCGACTCGCGGGCCGCCCGGATCCATGTGCACGACATCCGCGAGGACGGCACACTCTCCGACGGGAAGGTCTTCGCCGAGGGTCGGGGCGACGTCCACTTCGACAACATCCGCTTCGACGACGAGGGCCGTCTGTGGGCCGCCGCCCTGGACGACGGCGTCCACTGCTACGACCCCGACGGCACCCTGATCGGCCGGCTGCGCGTGCCCGAGCGCGTCTCCAACATCGCCTTCGGCGGCCCGAAGAACAACCGCCTCTTCATCACGGCCACCACCTGCCTGTACTCGCTGGTGATGTCGGTGACCGGGGCGCCGCGCCTCTAGACCGCGGGTGACGACCGACTCCCGTCCGGTCACCACGCGTGAGGGCCCCGGCGAACCATGACTCGCGCTCGTTATGTCCGTATCCTCGTCAATGTCAGATTATTTGCGAAGAGTGACGTATCGCGGATGCGGGTGAGGCGAAGCGTGGTGAGGCCTGGCAGGGAGTCGATACCGACGGGGCGTGCGACGGACGGCACGGGGCCCGCTCGTTTCCGTGAGCGGTTCCTGCAGGGTGAGCCGGTCGAGCGGGGTGTGCGAGCGTCGATCCTGGACTCATGGCAGCGCTGCCGCTCCCTGGGGCTCTCGCCGGACCAGTCCGATCTTCCTTTCCGGGACGACTTCGACCCGGACGGCCGGATCGTCCGCGCGGCCGTGCCCGTGCTCGACCGACTGCAGTCCACGTTCTCCGGCAGCGAGATCAACATCTCCGTCGCCGACGCGCGTGGGGTGGTCCTTCTACGCCGTTTCGGTGAGCCGTCGCTGGTCAGAAGCCTTCCGGCGATCCAGAGAGTGCCGGGCTTCGTGTTCGCCGAGCAGTTCGCCGGTACGAACGGCATCGGCCTCGCCCTGGCCGAGCGGCAACACATCCGCGTCTACGGCGCCGAGCACTTCGCGGAGCGCTCCCAGCAAAACGCCTGCGTCGCGCTTCCCGTGCGCGACCCGCTCAGCGGACGCATCGAGGGTGTCCTGTGTTTCGGCTATCCACGCAGCTTCGAGACCCCGGCGCTGAGCGCCGTGATCCGCAAGGCGGCCCGGGCCATGGAGCGGAGGCTGTTGGGGCAGAGTTCCGCGCGTGAGCGCGCCTTGTTGCGGGCGTAC
Coding sequences within it:
- a CDS encoding Lrp/AsnC family transcriptional regulator — encoded protein: MDDIDRRLIALLQRDATRSYAALGRAVGLSAGAAHERVRKLREQGVIRATTVDVDPAALDRGVLAFVLVDSTVWMGDRAEDFAAVPEIQEAHVIAGSASVLVKVRTATTERLQDVLRRLYTIDGVSGTQATVVLETFFERPLNAG
- a CDS encoding SMP-30/gluconolactonase/LRE family protein, which encodes MSADGLYEILDDRFRTGRCANGDSRLEVLYDGCRWAEGPLYLPAWRQLLWSDIPNDRILRWDEATGAVGVFRTPAGYSNGNTLDRQGRLVTCEQGNRRVTRTEPDGTVTVLADRYDGKRLNSPNDSVVGPDGTIWFSDPDFGIVSDYEGHRAESEIGACNVYRIDPATGDVHLAADGFEGPNGVILSPDGKRLYVSDSRAARIHVHDIREDGTLSDGKVFAEGRGDVHFDNIRFDDEGRLWAAALDDGVHCYDPDGTLIGRLRVPERVSNIAFGGPKNNRLFITATTCLYSLVMSVTGAPRL